A stretch of the Metopolophium dirhodum isolate CAU chromosome 8, ASM1992520v1, whole genome shotgun sequence genome encodes the following:
- the LOC132949974 gene encoding ras-related protein Rab-13-like: MNAGESYKVLVLGDSNVGKTCLMHRFCDETYYDTYISTIGVDYKQKIIQLDEKPVKLQIWDTAGQERFRTLTTAYYRGAMGILLVYDVTNLDSFDHLTYWLKNIQENASPDVIKVLAGNKCDNETVRAVDKADGEKIAECYDMPFFEVSCKMDVNVEEAFQALAKMIKERSQYSGAFGLRDETPREKCSPLFEKAFAESTRKCSSC; the protein is encoded by the exons ATGAACGCCGGCGAATCGTACAAGGTGCTCGTGCTGGGCGACTCGAACGTCGGCAAAACGTGTCTGATGCACAGGTTTTGCGACGAGACGTATTACGACACGTACATATCGACCATAG GAGTCGATTACAAACAAAAGATAATTCAGTTGGACGAAAAACCAGTAAAGTTACAAATATG ggaCACCGCTGGACAAGAACGATTCCGGACACTGACCACGGCGTACTATCGGGGCGCAATGGGTATATTACTCGTTTATGACGTGACGAATCTGGATTCATTCGACCATTTGACGTATTGGTTGAAGAATATTCAAGAG AACGCTTCGCCGGACGTTATCAAAGTTTTGGCTGGTAACAAATGCGACAACGAGACAGTGCGAGCCGTGGATAAAGCAGACGGAGAAAAA ataGCAGAATGCTACGATATGCCGTTTTTTGAAGTCTCGTGTAAGATGGACGTCAACGTGGAAGAAGCGTTTCAGGCATTGGCCAAAATGATTAAAGAACGTTCCCAATACTCG gGAGCGTTCGGGTTGAGAGACGAAACGCCAAGGGAGAAATGTTCGCCACTTTTCGAAAAAGCTTTTGCTGAATCTACACGGAAGTGCAGTTCCTGTTAA